A single Bacillus sp. OxB-1 DNA region contains:
- a CDS encoding tartrate dehydrogenase has translation MTSFDIAVIAGDGIGIEVMEETLRVLAVLEEYETDFSLNLEKLPWSTEYYLETGRMMPENGLAILKEFDAILFGAIGDARLPDDLTIWELIMPIRKQFQQYVNFRPVKTLPGIQSPLGNGEDIDFVIFRENAEGEYSTSGGIMFDGQAEEMAVQNVIMTRSGVEKITRAACEYAKKHNRKKITNATKSNVIIHSMKMWDKYLKKVIEEEYPELEVESNYIDALVAYFVQRPQSFEVVVASNLFGDILSDLGSGLVGGLGLSPSANINPEKEFPSMFEAVHGSAPDIAGKGIANPIAQIWSGALMLEHLGRLDLADRVTNAIEDVLRDGKVRTADIGGSATTTEMGTAIIEKIREQYEG, from the coding sequence ATGACAAGCTTCGATATTGCGGTCATCGCAGGTGACGGCATCGGAATAGAAGTGATGGAGGAAACATTGCGAGTCCTGGCGGTTCTGGAAGAATATGAAACTGACTTCTCTCTGAATTTAGAGAAATTACCGTGGAGTACCGAATATTATTTGGAAACCGGCCGTATGATGCCAGAAAACGGGTTGGCAATCCTAAAAGAGTTCGATGCGATTCTTTTCGGAGCAATCGGGGATGCCCGGCTACCCGATGATCTTACCATTTGGGAGCTGATCATGCCGATTCGGAAACAGTTCCAGCAATATGTCAATTTCCGCCCGGTCAAAACGTTGCCGGGCATCCAATCGCCGCTTGGCAACGGGGAGGACATCGACTTCGTCATCTTCCGTGAAAATGCGGAAGGGGAATATTCGACGAGCGGTGGTATCATGTTCGATGGACAGGCAGAGGAGATGGCTGTCCAAAACGTCATAATGACCCGTAGCGGTGTTGAAAAAATTACGAGGGCTGCTTGTGAATATGCGAAAAAACACAATCGCAAGAAAATCACCAACGCGACAAAGTCCAACGTTATCATCCATTCGATGAAAATGTGGGACAAGTATCTCAAGAAGGTCATCGAAGAAGAGTATCCGGAGCTAGAGGTCGAGTCCAATTATATCGATGCACTCGTCGCATATTTCGTGCAGCGTCCGCAGTCATTCGAAGTGGTCGTCGCTTCGAACCTGTTCGGCGACATCCTGTCCGATCTAGGCTCAGGGCTTGTCGGTGGACTCGGGTTGTCGCCATCTGCAAACATCAACCCGGAAAAGGAGTTCCCGTCGATGTTCGAGGCGGTTCACGGCTCTGCTCCGGATATAGCTGGAAAGGGGATTGCCAACCCGATTGCGCAAATTTGGTCTGGAGCTTTAATGTTGGAGCATTTGGGTCGATTGGATCTTGCAGACCGCGTCACGAATGCAATTGAGGATGTGCTTCGCGATGGTAAAGTAAGAACGGCGGACATTGGCGGAAGTGCTACAACAACCGAGATGGGTACCGCCATCATCGAGAAAATCAGAGAGCAATATGAGGGGTGA
- a CDS encoding DUF2339 domain-containing protein, whose protein sequence is MQDDMQSVVERVAHLEAEVASLKQELAGLRSQASLAPARPATPSQPAEIPKPIPKTGFRTIRPKEPAEPDQPRRPKPEPKPKPEFNLEQALGIWLPRVFMFILLLGLLWGLKVGMDYGVITNPVRIALGYGGTVLLYYLGMRFIRNGKTGFGLTLLGGFLALGILTTFAAHHLYGYFSFAVAFVVGVAYIAAGLWMSQKMRSETLTIFSALAGFLLPFLLEGEGATAVQFCLYILLLFLSLFYVSLSQKHKYTFYVTFLLFHLTLLIYGILDGTYGDETILVGTVMIQHLALLSFYVRGRVSRHVFTEALLYTNFVFSIGWIKLLPHTEEVAVYGLLALLYIVLAGMMFRKQDDLLQGVLSAVAVFAVSVFILSFRMEQYPVRLMLLLVNGAIGIWVGLRFRTLRTVVTGSLVYGWVALTILGMLPLQEFISLEHGVWLVFLGSLLWIYHSLYRFPPARLDGKLILLDRSLIFGQLVFLFYLYQLVHLWTIQSSLSHATATHVQYLVFIGVFLVMSGFHKWKHGLYLTHAAVFGFLLIGLFLLPMGLAYSFEDGGFLFNLVVQILFVVLLTAMIRAILTDTFYVKREALRLKASGLAVVMQILYFLFLNKWYFAWVDRYSWDSEFVLLVHTFLLFAFAFLSVSIGRKLDWRQVKVLGVVLIGLCILKLFFVDLAAISIMIRAILFIVVGIVGLVYSRTLLKE, encoded by the coding sequence ATGCAGGACGACATGCAATCGGTAGTGGAGCGGGTAGCCCATTTGGAAGCGGAAGTGGCATCGCTTAAGCAGGAGCTGGCGGGCCTTCGTTCGCAAGCATCCTTGGCTCCCGCACGACCGGCAACCCCATCGCAGCCGGCAGAAATTCCGAAGCCCATCCCGAAAACCGGCTTCCGGACGATTCGTCCGAAGGAGCCCGCAGAACCGGATCAGCCAAGGCGCCCGAAGCCCGAACCCAAGCCAAAGCCGGAATTCAATTTGGAACAGGCGCTTGGCATCTGGCTGCCGCGAGTGTTCATGTTCATCCTGCTGCTCGGCCTGCTATGGGGATTGAAAGTAGGCATGGACTACGGGGTCATCACCAATCCGGTGCGCATAGCGCTCGGGTATGGCGGTACGGTCCTTCTCTATTACTTAGGGATGCGGTTCATCCGGAACGGGAAAACAGGGTTTGGTTTAACGCTGCTCGGCGGCTTTCTGGCGCTTGGCATCTTGACGACGTTTGCGGCACATCATCTCTATGGCTATTTCTCGTTCGCCGTCGCGTTCGTTGTCGGCGTCGCCTATATTGCTGCGGGTTTGTGGATGTCGCAGAAGATGCGTTCTGAGACTTTAACAATCTTTTCCGCGCTCGCTGGGTTCCTGTTGCCGTTCCTGCTGGAGGGGGAAGGTGCGACCGCCGTCCAATTTTGTTTGTATATCTTGTTGCTGTTCCTGTCATTGTTCTACGTTTCGCTGAGTCAGAAGCATAAGTATACCTTTTATGTGACTTTCCTGTTGTTCCATTTGACGCTGTTGATTTATGGCATCCTGGATGGGACATATGGAGATGAAACGATTCTCGTCGGTACGGTCATGATTCAACATTTGGCTCTCCTATCCTTTTATGTCCGTGGTAGAGTTTCCCGGCATGTCTTTACCGAAGCGCTTCTTTATACGAATTTCGTCTTTTCCATCGGCTGGATCAAACTGCTGCCTCACACCGAGGAAGTGGCGGTCTATGGATTGCTGGCATTGCTGTATATCGTTCTGGCCGGCATGATGTTCCGTAAACAAGACGATTTGCTGCAAGGGGTATTGTCCGCTGTCGCGGTCTTCGCGGTGAGCGTGTTCATCCTGTCATTCCGCATGGAGCAATACCCGGTGCGCCTGATGCTGCTCTTGGTGAACGGTGCAATTGGTATCTGGGTCGGATTGCGGTTCCGTACGTTGCGCACGGTGGTGACAGGATCGCTCGTGTACGGCTGGGTCGCGCTGACCATTTTGGGGATGCTGCCATTGCAGGAATTCATTTCACTGGAGCATGGCGTTTGGCTAGTTTTCCTTGGCTCGCTGCTTTGGATCTATCATTCGTTGTACCGGTTTCCGCCCGCTAGGTTGGACGGGAAGCTAATTTTGTTGGACCGGAGTTTGATCTTTGGCCAACTGGTCTTCCTGTTCTATCTCTATCAACTTGTGCACTTGTGGACCATCCAGTCGTCGCTCTCCCATGCGACGGCAACACATGTCCAGTACCTTGTGTTCATCGGCGTGTTTTTAGTGATGTCCGGGTTCCATAAGTGGAAGCATGGGCTTTACCTGACCCATGCCGCGGTGTTCGGATTTTTACTGATCGGCCTTTTCCTTCTGCCGATGGGGCTGGCGTATTCATTTGAGGATGGCGGGTTTTTATTCAACCTGGTGGTACAAATCTTGTTCGTTGTTCTTCTGACAGCGATGATCCGGGCGATTCTGACGGATACCTTCTATGTGAAACGGGAAGCTTTGAGACTGAAGGCCTCCGGTTTGGCGGTCGTCATGCAGATCCTCTATTTCCTGTTTTTGAATAAATGGTATTTCGCCTGGGTGGATCGGTATAGCTGGGACTCGGAGTTTGTCCTGCTGGTTCATACGTTCCTGTTATTCGCCTTTGCCTTCCTATCCGTGAGCATCGGGCGGAAGCTGGATTGGCGGCAAGTGAAAGTGCTTGGCGTCGTTTTGATCGGGCTTTGTATCTTGAAGCTGTTTTTCGTTGATCTGGCGGCTATATCCATCATGATCCGCGCCATTCTGTTCATCGTCGTGGGAATTGTCGGGCTTGTCTATTCCCGGACGTTGTTGAAGGAATAG
- a CDS encoding enoyl-CoA hydratase/isomerase family protein, which translates to MKTIDIVDIEIKNEVAILTIENPPVNTISNPTMASLNLALDQVEKADDVKVVLLRGANGHFMAGAELKEFHEIETKAEASRVSYIGHHLMNRIEFFKKPVIALIEGACLGGGLELALACHMRIGSSNSQYGFPEITLGIIPGAGGTQRLPKLIGIGKARYYILSGERIRAEQAEALGIIDRVVEVEELLGAGMQWAEAIAKNSRIAIHHAMDAMNTGLFGTHFEGYNREAERFGECFETEDKKEGVAAFLEKREPKFRNC; encoded by the coding sequence ATGAAAACAATTGATATTGTAGACATCGAAATCAAGAATGAAGTGGCCATCCTGACAATTGAAAATCCGCCGGTCAATACGATCAGCAATCCGACGATGGCATCGTTAAATCTGGCGCTCGATCAGGTGGAAAAAGCGGATGATGTCAAAGTGGTCTTATTACGCGGCGCCAATGGCCATTTTATGGCGGGAGCGGAACTAAAGGAATTTCACGAAATCGAGACAAAAGCTGAAGCGAGTCGCGTATCGTATATAGGGCATCATTTGATGAACCGCATTGAGTTTTTCAAAAAGCCGGTTATCGCGCTAATCGAGGGAGCTTGTCTGGGCGGAGGCTTGGAACTGGCATTAGCTTGTCATATGCGGATCGGTAGTTCCAACAGCCAATACGGATTCCCGGAAATCACGCTGGGTATCATTCCAGGAGCAGGCGGTACCCAACGGCTGCCCAAACTCATCGGAATCGGAAAAGCACGGTATTATATATTATCAGGGGAGCGGATCCGCGCTGAACAAGCGGAAGCATTAGGCATCATTGACCGGGTCGTCGAAGTGGAAGAGCTGCTCGGAGCAGGAATGCAATGGGCGGAAGCTATTGCGAAAAATAGCCGCATCGCCATCCACCACGCCATGGACGCTATGAACACCGGACTGTTCGGCACCCACTTCGAAGGCTATAATCGCGAAGCTGAGCGCTTCGGCGAATGCTTCGAAACGGAAGATAAGAAAGAGGGCGTCGCGGCATTTTTGGAGAAGAGAGAGCCGAAGTTTCGGAATTGCTGA